A genomic window from Maylandia zebra isolate NMK-2024a linkage group LG20, Mzebra_GT3a, whole genome shotgun sequence includes:
- the pgd gene encoding 6-phosphogluconate dehydrogenase, decarboxylating, protein MAEADIALIGLAVMGQNLIMNMNDHGFVVCAYNRTVSKVHDFLQNEAKGSKVIGAESLEDMVTKLKKPRRIILLVKAGQAVDDFIDKLVPLLEAGDIIIDGGNSEYRDTTRRCKSLKEKGLLFVGSGVSGGEEGARYGPSLMPGGHKEAWPYIKDIFQSIAAKVGTGEPCCDWVGDEGAGHFVKMVHNGIEYGDMQLICEAYHLMKDVLGMDHDEMAQAFDSWNKTELDSFLIEITANILKYKDSDGKHLLPKIRDSAGQKGTGKWTAISALEYGTPVTLIGEAVFARCLSSLKDERVEASRSLSGPQGVKFSGNKATFLEDIRKALYASKIISYAQGFMLLRQAANEFGWTLNYGAIALMWRGGCIIRSVFLGKIKEAFDRNAELQNLLLDTFFSNAVQDCQESWRRAVSTGVQHGIPMPCFTTALSFYDGYRHDKLPANLLQAQRDYFGAHTYELLSNPGHFIHTNWTGHGGNVSSSSYNA, encoded by the exons ATGGCTGA AGCAGACATTGCACTAATTGGTTTGGCCGTCATGGGCCAGAACCTCATCATGAACATGAATGACCACGGCTTTGTG GTCTGCGCTTACAACCGTACTGTGTCCAAGGTGCATGACTTCCTGCAGAACGAGGCTAAGGGCTCCAAGGTGATTGGAGCAGAATCTCTGGAAGACATGGTGACCAAGCTCAAGAAGCCCAGGAGGATCATCCTGCTGGTCAAGGCTGGACAGGCTGTGGATGACTTCATTGACAAGCTT GTTCCTCTTCTTGAGGCTGGGGACATCATCATTGATGGTGGCAACTCTGAATACAGAGACACGACA CGGCGTTGCAAGAGTCTGAAAGAGAAGGGCCTGCTGTTTGTTGGCAGTGGAGTGAGTGGTGGAGAGGAGGGTGCACGCTATGGACCCTCACTCATGCCTGGTGGGCATAAAGAGGCCTG GCCATACATAAAGGACATCTTCCAGAGCATCGCTGCCAAAGTTGGAACAGGAGAGCCTTGTTGTGACTGG GTTGGCGATGAGGGTGCGGGTCATTTTGTGAAAATGGTCCATAACGGCATTGAGTATGGAGATATGCAGCTGATCTGTGAGGCCTATCACCTGATGAAGGATGTCTTGGGTATGGACCATGATGAGATGGCACAG gcttTTGACAGCTGGAACAAGACTGAGCTGGACTCCTTCCTGATTGAGATCACAGCTAACATCCTTAAATACAAAGACTCCGACGGTAAACATCTGCTGCCCAAAATCCGCGACAGTGCTGGACAGAAAGGCACAGGGAAGTGGACGGCCATTTCAGCCCTCGAGTACGGGACACCTGTCACACTGATCG GGGAGGCTGTCTTTGCCAGATGTCTGTCTTCTCTAAAGGATGAGAGAGTGGAGGCCAGCCGCAGCCTGTCAGGGCCACAGGGGGTCAAATTCAGCGGCAACAAGGCTACCTTCCTAGAAGACATCAGAAAG GCCCTGTATGCGTCCAAGATCATTTCCTACGCGCAGGGATTCATGCTGCTGCGCCAGGCAGCCAACGAGTTTGGCTGGACGCTCAACTATGGTGCGATCGCCCTGATGTGGAGAGGAGGCTGCATCATTCGAAG TGTCTTCTTGGGTAAAATCAAAGAGGCTTTCGACAGGAACGCTGAGCTGCAAAACTTGCTGCTGGACACTTTCTTCAGTAACGCTGTGCAAGACTGCCAG GAGTCATGGCGCAGAGCAGTCAGCACTGGAGTCCAACATGGCATCCCCATGCCCTGTTTCACTACCGCTCTGTCCTTCTATGATGGCTACAGACATGACAAGCTGCCCGCCAACCTTCTCCAG GCTCAGAGGGACTACTTTGGAGCCCACACATATGAGCTACTCTCAAACCCCGGTCATTTCATCCACACCAACTGGACAGGTCATGGTGGAAAtgtctcctcttcatcctacaaTGCTTAA